The proteins below are encoded in one region of Ereboglobus luteus:
- a CDS encoding Gfo/Idh/MocA family protein — protein sequence MKDKKKNDRIYNVAVIGAGGIGIDHITSFQKHPNARVVAIAETSAARGSEAAELHNIPEVVTDYKKLIAHPGIDVISIALPNYLHAPVALAALRAGKHVMIDKPMATRAADAARLVAEARNQKRLLMVGQNNRFTPEVQTAKKLIADGVPGDVYHAKTAWTRRAGIPRIGSWFTQKKYASGGATYDIGVHALDRCLYLMGEFDAAAVSGQTYSKFGPRGLGDGNWGKGEIDPSRRFDVDDLSVALIKLKSGRTVLLEASWAAHQPAPDFNGTQLFGTDAGILFPPLQLFRDTPRGYVTELVKTSAPYASTNRMTHFIDCLLGKAEPYVKPAESLAVQKILDAIYLSAKTGKEVRVK from the coding sequence ATGAAGGACAAAAAGAAGAACGACAGAATCTACAACGTGGCGGTCATCGGCGCCGGCGGCATCGGCATTGACCACATAACCTCGTTTCAAAAGCACCCGAACGCCCGCGTCGTCGCCATTGCCGAAACCTCGGCCGCGCGCGGCTCCGAGGCCGCCGAGCTCCACAATATCCCCGAGGTCGTCACCGACTACAAAAAACTCATCGCGCACCCCGGCATCGACGTCATTTCCATCGCGCTGCCCAATTACCTTCACGCGCCCGTCGCGCTCGCCGCGCTTCGCGCCGGAAAACATGTGATGATCGACAAGCCAATGGCCACCCGCGCGGCGGACGCGGCCAGGCTTGTCGCCGAGGCGCGAAACCAAAAAAGGCTTCTCATGGTCGGCCAGAACAACCGCTTCACGCCCGAGGTGCAGACCGCGAAAAAACTCATTGCCGACGGCGTGCCCGGCGATGTTTACCACGCCAAAACCGCATGGACGCGCCGCGCGGGAATCCCGCGCATCGGCTCCTGGTTTACCCAGAAAAAATACGCGTCAGGCGGCGCCACCTACGACATCGGCGTGCACGCGCTTGACCGCTGCCTGTATCTCATGGGCGAGTTCGACGCGGCCGCCGTCAGCGGGCAAACCTACTCGAAGTTTGGTCCGCGCGGCTTGGGCGACGGCAACTGGGGCAAGGGCGAAATCGACCCGTCCCGCCGGTTCGACGTGGACGACCTCTCCGTCGCCCTCATCAAACTCAAGAGCGGACGCACCGTTTTGCTCGAGGCATCGTGGGCCGCGCACCAGCCCGCGCCCGATTTCAACGGCACGCAACTCTTCGGCACCGACGCGGGAATTCTGTTTCCCCCGCTCCAGCTCTTTCGCGACACCCCGCGCGGTTATGTCACCGAACTGGTCAAAACATCGGCGCCCTATGCGAGCACAAACCGCATGACTCACTTCATCGATTGCCTTCTCGGCAAGGCCGAGCCTTATGTGAAGCCCGCCGAATCGCTCGCCGTCCAAAAAATCCTCGACGCCATTTACCTCTCCGCGAAAACCGGAAAAGAAGTGCGCGTTAAATAA
- a CDS encoding Gfo/Idh/MocA family protein, whose amino-acid sequence MPATPDTRIPLAMVGLNFGRHIVDQIVNGTGAPHLRLVALCDIDRSRAEAIAQKLPAGHPPVAIHTDIQDLLDDPAIPAIGLFTGPAGRAALIRRIINAGKDIITTKPFETDPDAALQVLREARTLGRVVHLNSPAPLPAPDIAQIQRWVREHDLGAPVAVRAEAHVSYREQPDGTWYDDPVKCPAAPIFRLGIYLINDLVQLFGPVAGTHVFQTRLFTKRPTADNAQLSLRFENGALGSIFASFCINDGDHYRNTLALNYENGTIYRNCGPERAGAKSELALVMASNRETNGRREIVARAEVSGGSGAYQWENFARAVRREIPADDPSLTTPEQIVAGLRVIQSMTQQFRLS is encoded by the coding sequence ATGCCCGCAACTCCCGACACCCGCATTCCCCTCGCCATGGTCGGCCTCAACTTTGGCCGGCACATCGTGGATCAAATCGTGAACGGCACAGGCGCCCCGCATCTGCGCCTCGTCGCGCTTTGCGACATCGACCGCTCCCGCGCCGAGGCCATCGCCCAAAAACTCCCCGCCGGCCACCCGCCGGTCGCGATCCACACCGACATCCAGGACCTGCTCGACGATCCCGCCATTCCCGCCATCGGCCTCTTCACCGGCCCCGCCGGACGCGCCGCGCTCATTCGCCGGATCATCAACGCCGGGAAGGACATCATCACCACCAAACCCTTCGAGACCGATCCCGACGCCGCGCTGCAAGTTCTCCGCGAGGCGCGAACGCTCGGACGCGTTGTGCACCTCAATTCCCCCGCGCCCCTCCCCGCCCCGGACATCGCGCAAATCCAACGCTGGGTGCGCGAACACGATCTCGGCGCCCCCGTTGCCGTGCGCGCCGAGGCCCATGTCTCCTACCGCGAGCAACCCGACGGCACCTGGTATGATGATCCCGTCAAGTGCCCCGCCGCCCCGATTTTCCGCCTCGGCATCTACCTCATCAACGACCTCGTCCAACTCTTCGGCCCCGTCGCCGGCACGCACGTTTTTCAAACCCGCCTTTTCACCAAGCGCCCCACCGCCGACAACGCCCAGCTCTCGCTTCGCTTCGAAAACGGCGCGCTTGGCAGCATCTTCGCCTCGTTCTGCATCAACGACGGCGACCACTACCGCAACACGCTCGCGCTCAATTACGAAAACGGCACCATCTACCGCAACTGCGGCCCCGAGCGCGCGGGCGCCAAAAGCGAACTCGCGCTCGTCATGGCGAGCAACCGCGAAACCAACGGCCGCCGCGAGATTGTCGCCCGCGCCGAAGTTTCCGGCGGCAGCGGCGCGTATCAATGGGAAAACTTTGCCCGCGCCGTCCGTCGCGAAATTCCCGCCGATGATCCGTCGCTCACGACACCCGAACAAATTGTCGCCGGACTCCGGGTGATCCAATCCATGACGCAACAATTCCGATTGTCGTAA